The window tccagaagctcaaggcgaAGGAGCCTCAGAGTGCCAGGCTGGTCTTGCTAGAGCAGGAGCTTGTTAGAGCAGAGGCCGAGAATCTAGTCGCCGAGGCGCAGTTGACAAATGTTGTAAGTGATGAGACTTTTGCAGAttagcatcttcttcatgtatATCATTCTACCTACTAATTTTGCTTTTACAGACTCGGCAAAAGCTCAAAGAAGCATACGATGTCGAGTTCAGCGCAATCATAGAACGCGCCGAGAAGCAAATCATTCTGGCCAAGCATGGTCGTCGTCTCTTGGAGCTTCTGGACGATAAGGCGCTGTCGCCGGGAGATGCTCGCATGCCCTATGAAAACGGCGCTCAAGCTCGCCAAGTGCTGaatgatgctgaagatgatCTCAAAGAATGGCAACCAGAGCACCACCACAAGGCTCTAAGCGAAAACGGATCAGAGACATCCAAGGGCAAGAGTCCGGTTGAACCCAGCGCTTAGGCAGTGCTGTGAGATGAAGCCTGGTGTTGCGACTTTGTATGACTTTGACTGAGAAAATGCTCTTATTTgtgtcttcctcttccccctcaaCAATGATCCTGCTTCTGGTTGGGAGTTTTGTTAGAGGGTTTGGCGGTTCTTTTCAGGTTTATATATGCGTGCTGTTACGTTTTGATAGCATATCTAGTTATATCCAATCGATGCGACTATTGATTTCTTGTTTATTACGTCGTTCTCTTGCAGTAGCACCCAAAGATATTAGTAAATACTTGATGGTGGTGCTTGAGGTCTGATGTGTAAGTTCTACATCCCGGGTAAGCCTGCACCCAAAAGCTCCCTCACTCAATAAGCCAGCTCTCTTGATAGTGATCTTGACACTCAGAGTACGTGAGACTACCCAGTAACCGTTGGGAGGCTTAACGAATAATAGGATAGTAATTTGTCGAAAATATGAATAATAAACAAGTAATACACGTCTTACTCATTCATGAATCATGACAGTCCATGATATGATATCAACAATGGGATGTGAGCTATTACATGTGCTGCCATTATTACATGCATATGGTATACAGATGAATCATACGTAGGGTAACCACAAAACAACTCGTCAAGATGAATCCATCACGACTCGCGTGTACTGTCACACATAAACTGTGAGAGCTGATACTTGCAACAGGGCTATCCCCTAACAGACCCGCAATAATGGCGAGTGTCCCGTCTTACCGCCTCTCGATACGTGTACTGATACTGTCCCATATTTCCGGCAGCCGTTGGGCACACCGGCACTGGAAAAGGGCCCCTACGGACCTCGGTCAATGGCCCCAAAGACCCGAAACTGCCCTGTTGGCTGGGGCTCTaaaaaaatccaaaaatCCCACCGGGCGCCTTAAACCCATTGGCCATCCGCTGGACCGGGGGACTCGCTCAAAATCtcattgcattgcattccGACTGTCCTCGAGGCGAGACGCTGCGATTGATTGATGTTACCCCGACGAGCACCGCAACTCAGGTGGCAGAGTCTGCGTTGTGTCGTCGTGCCCAATCAGAGCTGCATAGGCTGGACGACGCGACggagcgctgctgctgctgttgctggttcTGACGTTGGCAGCTGGAGCCTTAGTAGAGCGCGAGGTATTACTACAGctacaggcacaggcacccATAGTGCAGGTACCGCTACCGCTGCCCCTATCCCTATCAGCACTCCCCCCAGCACTCCcagcgctgctgcttcgCTGGCCAGGATGGGTCTCCGTGCCCCGCCCCCTCCATCTGGTCAAAactcctccgcctcctcgcAAGCTTCCCAACCCTCCCAGCGAACTGCGCAAATTGCCCGTCACCTGGAGAAAAGCAGCgattcttcgtcttcgtcttctccatccgCCACAATGTCCGGCTACACCGTCCGCAAGGTTGCTGCCCAGAACACTCTGGAGCACCGCGTCTACATCGAGAAGGATGGCGTCCCCGTGTCGCCCTTCCACGACATTCCTCTCTTTGCCAACCAGGAGCAGACCATCCTGAACATGGTTGTCGAGATTCCTCGATGGACCAATGGCAAGCTCGAGGTACGCCGTCAACGAGATCTGGCAATTCGCTGAGCATAGCTTTTGCGAGGAACAGGCTTGGGGAGAAACTCGAACCTCTTCCGCCTTTTCTTGACCGATCTCCTTTTCACTCCTTTTTGGACACCGCTGACGTATTTTTCACCTTTGACCATTAGAtctccaaggaggagctcCTTAACCCCATCAAGCAGGACGTCAAGAAGGGCAAGCTTCGCTTCGTCCGCAACTGCTTCCCCCACAAGGGCTACCTCTGGAACTACGGTGCCTTCCCCCAGGTATGCGATGCCAAAATCCCTTACCCCAAACCCGCTGGGGGCACGCGCCATTATACATGACGACGAACTGACAATCATTTGCCTCCCAGACCTGGGAAGACCCCAACACCGTCCACCccgagaccaaggccaagggtgACAACGACCCTCTCGATGTCTGCGAGATCGGTGAGCTTGTTGGCTACCCCGGCCAGATCAAGCAGGTCAAGGTCCTCGGTGTCATGGCCCTTctcgacgaggaggagactGACTGGAAGGTCATTGTCATTGACGTCAACGACCCCCTTGCTCCTAAGCTGAACGACGTTGAGGACGTCGAGCGCCACCTGCCTGGCCTGCTCCGTGCCACCAACGAGTGGTTCCGTATCTACAAGATCCCCGACGGCAAGCCTGAGAACCAGTTTGCCTTCACTGGCGAGTGCAAGAACAAGACGTATGTCGTGCCCGGTCCCCTATTGATTTTCTTGCGAGATTGAAACTGACAGCATTACAGCTATGCCATGGACGTCATCCGCGAGTGTGCTGAGGCCTGGGAGCGCCTCATCACCGGCAAGACCCAGCCCGGCAGCGTCTCCACGTAAGTTACAGCTACCTTTGAATGCCACGACGAGTGAGCAGATTGACTGACTTGTTTCTCCCATTAGCACCAACGTGACTGTCCAGCACTCTCCCAGCCGCGTGGCCCCCGAGTCTCtgcctcctctgcctcccCACCAGGACCTCCCCCCTGAGAAGATTGACGCTTCCATCGACAAGTGGTTCTTCATCAGCGGTGCTTCTGCTTAGTATGCTTAATTTACGATGAAAGTTTGATGGCGTCAAGTGTATCAAATGCATAGTCTTTGATGGTATACCCTGCCAGAGTTGAAAGAAGAATCTAAGCTCTGCAGTAAAAGTacaaaaaaaagtttcaTGACACTATATCGTACATCGTTTTCGTGCTATCCGCAATTGGCCTCATCCAGACTGTATTCCCCGCCCCTCATAACGCCGTCAATGCATTGGTAATATAAGACAACAAGACTCGTAGACTTTATTCGGACAGATCAGCTGCCTTTTGCAATTGGCGCGAGTGACGGTCGACTTCCTCGACTAAGCCCTTGATGTTAATTTTGGAGCAGTTGAAGTCCATCTCCTTGCCGTCCTCTGCGCAACTAATTAGCTCAGTTCTTGGCTCCAGCTCCCGGTATATCTAAACGTACTGAATTTGACCTTTAATGAGCTGCTCTCTGGGGAATTTCTTGGGAGTAAACTCGTATGGACGGCCGTTCCATTTGCACGCACGTCCGGCGGGAGAAAGGTCAGGAACAGGCGGGCGGGCTTGGCGCAGGTCGAGAAGGGATTGAATTTGGCCGTGACCTCGGTCATGAATTTCGTAATCATCTTGCCGATACGGAGAGCCGCTGCGGGGGTAAATCGACGTGGGCGGAGGGCGGGATTGGGCGATTTGTCGCTTTGATTCGACTTTGCGCATAGTGGGATGCGAAGACGATGTCGAAATTTGGTGGACTGAGTGGAGACCCGGTATGTGCATATCGCTGTACAAGGTACGTAGCTGCCACACCTGCCGAGCCAATGATGACATGTAGTTTCAATTGCTCTAAGCTGTCAAGATCAaggtacttttttttcccctgcCAGTAATACcgatttttatttttttattttctgcGCATCGCTGGCGAAAATGTCACTGGAAGGGCTGCAGGAGCGGCTGGCTGCTTTGCAGGAGACTACGACTCAACTAAGAGAATTAATCGATCGGCTGGCAAATGTGGAATTCGAGCCTGGGTCGGTGCCGCTGAATatcgaggaggaggggagtGTGAGCGGAGAGCTCAGCGCGGAGGCTGGCTTGATACTGAAAACTGGGTTGGAGGATCAACAGCTGTTGTTCGAAGAAGCTAAATACCTGCGGAGAGGCGGGCATGAGAAGGAGAGGCTTGTGGATGGCATTGAGAGGGTGGGAAGTGAACTGGCCAGGTAAGAGGACATGGTTCAGCATgaacttttcttcttcctcttgaaAAGTGTTCTGGGGAGAAGGTTGGCATGTGCTAATGAGAATAACCTTGTGTAGCTATCGAGCAACGCTTCGAAAGGCACGGTTATCGGCAAAGAAGAACTTGGAGCGAGCTCGGAGGCTTGAAAGAGAGCTCATGGTACAATCCTTTGTCGAACCCATTTCCGAGACGAACACCTCCGCAGGCGGTAGCACCGAAGAAGTACAGGCTGTTGCTCGACCCATACGGCATAACTACAACCAGCATCGACAACTACAATCCAGTCTATCGGAAGAAGACCGGCAGACGGTTGGGGCAGCCAGCAACGTTACAAATGCCCTGCGGCGGACGCACGCCCTCATCGCGGCGGAACTAAGCAAGAGCGAGTTCGCACACCAGACGCTGACAGAGTCGTCGGCTGCGTTAAAGCAGTTGGATCAGTCGTATACCTCGCTGGACGGCATGCTGGCGAGCTCCCGAGACCTGTTGGGCACACTGCTCAGGTCTCAAAAGAGCGATACGTGGTATCTGCAGACAGCATTGTACATGTTGATGGTGACTGCAGGATGGCTCGTGTTTAGGAGACTTTTGTACGGACCACTATGGTGGCTTGTGTGGTTACCCTTGCGGATATTGTTTGGGGTTGGCACCAAGGCTGGAAGTGCGGTGATGCATAGTCGGAGCCCTGGACAGTCTGGAAAGGCTGGGGTGGTGATTGATGGGAAGATTAGAGTGGACGGACTACCGGATGAGAGCCTGCCAACGGCAGTTGTTGGGCGAGACTCGAAAGTGGTGGAAAGTGAGGATGAGTCAATGGTTGAGAAAGTGGGCAAGATTGTGGATGCTGTACATGAGGCGGATGAATTGGGTTCGATACCAGGCGAGTCTGAAGGTGATCATGACGACAAGCtacaagaaggagatgctgCAGAGGTCGTCGTAGAAGATTCACGTCCTAGAGACGAGCTATGAGACAAATTAAGTATGAAATAGAATAAGAAAATAGGTTGAATATTCATAAGCCCTCCTGACGATTGTTAAATGTGTCAAGCTTGGGATGCTTCTACGACTTTTAAAACTCCAATTTAACCCCAAAAACACAGCTCGCTTTTGCCACCCCTTTTTTGAATCCTTCCTCGGCGTCATTACGTTGTTACCTCTGTGGTCCAATCTGGGCAATGCTGCTGATCCAAGGAAGACCCAGCTGGTGCATCTCAACCGCCAGCTGGAAAAGGTAATCGAGACTTTTGATTTCACAAACCCTATCAGCACAAATGACCAACTTACGACGtcaaaaaggggggatatCCAAACTCACCTCTCACACTGCGTCTTCGCCTTGTGGACGTTATCTCCCCACACATAAACGCCATGGCGCCTCACCAAGACGGCATACGTATCCGGGTACTCCTCCATAGCAGCCTCAAGATACTCCGTCAAGTCCTCCTCATGAGGCGTGTTCTCAATAACAGGAATACGCAGCGTATCGTGGTACCCCAAGTTACCCACCTTACCCATGCCCTTGCCAAAGCCCTTGATCTGCTCAATGTTGTTGATCTCGAAGACGCTGCTGCCCTTTGCCTCGAGGAGTAAGGTGACGAGGACGGCCCAGTGGGAGTGGGTGTGGATGCAGCAGCCGGCGCCGCGGCGGGTGAAGGCAGCGAGGAAGAGGG of the Trichoderma breve strain T069 chromosome 4, whole genome shotgun sequence genome contains:
- a CDS encoding inorganic pyrophosphatase domain-containing protein, whose product is MSGYTVRKVAAQNTLEHRVYIEKDGVPVSPFHDIPLFANQEQTILNMVVEIPRWTNGKLEISKEELLNPIKQDVKKGKLRFVRNCFPHKGYLWNYGAFPQTWEDPNTVHPETKAKGDNDPLDVCEIGELVGYPGQIKQVKVLGVMALLDEEETDWKVIVIDVNDPLAPKLNDVEDVERHLPGLLRATNEWFRIYKIPDGKPENQFAFTGECKNKTYAMDVIRECAEAWERLITGKTQPGSVSTTNVTVQHSPSRVAPESLPPLPPHQDLPPEKIDASIDKWFFISGASA
- a CDS encoding 39S ribosomal protein l53/MRP-L53 domain-containing protein; the protein is MITKFMTEVTAKFNPFSTCAKPARLFLTFLPPDVRANGTAVHTSLLPRNSPESSSLKVKFKDGKEMDFNCSKINIKGLVEEVDRHSRQLQKAADLSE
- a CDS encoding sec20 domain-containing protein; the encoded protein is MSLEGLQERLAALQETTTQLRELIDRLANVEFEPGSVPLNIEEEGSVSGELSAEAGLILKTGLEDQQLLFEEAKYLRRGGHEKERLVDGIERVGSELASYRATLRKARLSAKKNLERARRLERELMVQSFVEPISETNTSAGGSTEEHRQLQSSLSEEDRQTVGAASNVTNALRRTHALIAAELSKSEFAHQTLTESSAALKQLDQSYTSLDGMLASSRDLLGTLLRSQKSDTWYLQTALYMLMVTAGWLVFRRLLYGPLWWLVWLPLRILFGVGTKAGSAVMHSRSPGQSGKAGVVIDGKIRVDGLPDESLPTAVVGRDSKVVESEDESMVEKVGKIVDAVHEADELGSIPGESEGDHDDKLQEGDAAEVVVEDSRPRDEL